One window from the genome of Amycolatopsis sp. NBC_01480 encodes:
- a CDS encoding GNAT family N-acetyltransferase has translation MEPVEINAGAYYLRQLRADRHLDDRTALMEAFADPAHRRYVLNYRLRTLDEATEYIALRAAQWACDERCSWAVAEPTTGRLLGEVGLRELDLTFDTAEASVWTHPDERGKGIAATALAAALRYGFGGLGLQEISYRYEESNVASAAIAARCGFTLVGPERDPSPSGEPLIRWIRKA, from the coding sequence GTGGAACCCGTGGAGATCAACGCGGGCGCGTACTACCTGCGCCAGCTGCGGGCGGACCGGCACCTCGACGACCGGACCGCGTTGATGGAGGCCTTCGCCGACCCGGCGCACCGGCGGTACGTGCTGAACTACCGGCTGCGGACGCTCGACGAAGCCACCGAGTACATCGCGCTGCGCGCCGCGCAGTGGGCGTGCGACGAGCGCTGTTCTTGGGCCGTCGCGGAGCCGACGACCGGGCGGCTGCTCGGCGAGGTCGGGCTGCGCGAGCTGGACCTCACCTTCGACACCGCCGAAGCGTCCGTCTGGACTCACCCTGACGAGCGAGGCAAGGGCATCGCGGCGACGGCGCTCGCCGCGGCCCTGCGTTACGGCTTCGGCGGGCTCGGCCTCCAGGAGATCAGCTACCGGTACGAGGAGAGCAACGTCGCCTCCGCGGCCATCGCGGCCCGGTGCGGCTTCACGCTCGTCGGGCCGGAACGCGACCCGTCGCCGTCCGGCGAGCCCCTGATCCGCTGGATCCGCAAGGCCTGA
- a CDS encoding response regulator transcription factor yields the protein MIRVLLTDDHPVVRDGLRGALQGEPDIEVAGEAATGAEALAFVARHHPDVVLMDLRMPELDGVGAIRRLAVEHPAVRVLVLTTYDSDSDVLPAIEAGATGYLLKDAPVADLLRAVRAAARGESVLAPSVAARLMAPLRRTPAKDLTPRELEVLRLVAEGSTNAAAARRLFVSEASVKTHLLHAYAKLGVNDRAAAVAEAYRRDLL from the coding sequence GTGATCCGCGTCCTGCTCACCGACGACCACCCGGTAGTCCGCGACGGCCTGCGCGGCGCGCTCCAGGGCGAGCCCGACATCGAGGTGGCCGGCGAGGCCGCCACCGGCGCCGAGGCGCTGGCCTTCGTCGCGCGCCACCATCCCGACGTGGTCCTGATGGACCTGCGGATGCCGGAGCTCGACGGCGTCGGCGCGATCCGGCGGCTGGCGGTCGAGCATCCGGCGGTGCGGGTGCTGGTGCTCACGACGTACGACTCCGATTCCGACGTGCTGCCCGCCATCGAGGCCGGCGCGACCGGTTACCTGCTGAAGGACGCGCCGGTGGCGGACCTGCTGCGGGCCGTCCGCGCGGCCGCCCGCGGCGAGTCCGTGCTCGCGCCGAGCGTCGCGGCCCGGCTGATGGCCCCGCTGCGCCGGACCCCGGCGAAAGACCTGACGCCGCGGGAGCTGGAAGTCCTGCGCCTGGTCGCGGAGGGCTCGACCAACGCGGCGGCCGCGCGCCGGCTGTTCGTCAGCGAGGCGAGCGTGAAAACCCATCTGCTGCACGCGTACGCGAAGCTCGGCGTGAACGACCGCGCCGCCGCGGTGGCCGAGGCCTACCGGCGGGATCTCCTCTGA
- a CDS encoding sensor histidine kinase has protein sequence MMGLRPGEVDPRAERLGGRILAGVGLTGLGICTIIAAALPHGDPAQWRLTLVFVAVNAVWILGIVPLFPRRYRRPWLPALFFLGLLAGAWVLGSRVETFTAFASVGYPIAFSIFTARWSIFAVTATAMVPMMARGGWGPDASTPAWVVVVSVIGPMLFVAWFVGVENDKRKRANAELAKSNARLETALEENAGLHAQLLTQAREAGVLDERQRMAREIHDTLAQGLTGIVTQLQAAGRAPSEASRERHLTQVHTLAKDSLTEARRAVQALRPEPLADSRLPEALADLARRVTDTSGVAVAAETSGEARPLLPELEVTLYRVAQEALANAEKHARASRIGVTLTYADDVVLLDVRDDGTGFTPGEPARGDGTGFGLQAMRQRVQRVAGTLAIESAPGEGTAVNVQVPAIPLVKDP, from the coding sequence ATGATGGGTCTCCGGCCGGGCGAGGTAGACCCGCGGGCCGAACGGCTCGGCGGGCGGATCCTCGCCGGGGTGGGCCTGACCGGGCTCGGCATCTGCACGATCATCGCCGCCGCGCTGCCGCACGGCGACCCCGCCCAGTGGCGGCTCACCCTGGTTTTCGTCGCGGTCAACGCCGTGTGGATCCTCGGCATCGTCCCGCTGTTCCCCCGCCGGTATCGGCGGCCGTGGCTCCCTGCGCTGTTCTTCCTCGGCCTGCTCGCCGGGGCCTGGGTGCTGGGCTCGCGGGTGGAGACGTTCACCGCCTTCGCGTCCGTCGGCTACCCGATCGCCTTCTCGATCTTCACCGCCCGGTGGAGCATCTTCGCGGTCACCGCCACGGCGATGGTCCCGATGATGGCCCGCGGCGGCTGGGGCCCGGACGCCAGCACACCGGCCTGGGTGGTCGTGGTGTCGGTGATCGGCCCGATGCTCTTCGTCGCCTGGTTCGTGGGCGTGGAGAACGACAAACGCAAGCGCGCCAACGCCGAACTGGCCAAGTCCAACGCCCGGCTGGAAACCGCGCTGGAGGAGAACGCCGGTCTCCACGCCCAGCTGCTGACCCAAGCGCGCGAGGCCGGCGTGCTCGACGAGCGCCAGCGGATGGCGCGCGAAATCCACGACACCCTGGCGCAGGGCCTCACCGGCATCGTCACCCAGCTTCAGGCTGCCGGCCGAGCCCCCTCCGAAGCCTCGCGGGAACGGCATCTGACCCAGGTCCACACGCTGGCGAAGGACAGTCTCACCGAGGCGCGCCGCGCCGTGCAGGCCCTGCGGCCCGAACCCCTCGCGGACTCGCGGCTGCCGGAGGCGCTGGCGGACCTGGCGCGGCGCGTCACGGATACCTCCGGTGTTGCTGTAGCGGCGGAAACCTCCGGCGAAGCGCGCCCGCTGCTGCCGGAGCTTGAAGTGACGCTGTACCGCGTCGCGCAGGAAGCCTTGGCAAATGCGGAAAAACACGCGCGGGCGTCGCGGATCGGCGTCACGCTGACCTACGCCGACGACGTGGTGCTGCTCGACGTCCGCGACGACGGCACCGGCTTCACCCCCGGCGAACCCGCCCGCGGCGACGGCACGGGCTTCGGCCTCCAGGCGATGCGCCAGCGCGTGCAGCGGGTCGCGGGCACGCTGGCGATCGAGTCCGCGCCCGGCGAGGGCACCGCGGTGAACGTGCAGGTCCCGGCGATCCCCCTGGTGAAAGACCCGTGA
- a CDS encoding DUF1707 SHOCT-like domain-containing protein, producing MRLSDDERQDALDVLSEHVRTGRLDFDEYGTRSAKVTAAKRVSDLLPLFDDLPSPRPSALLTTTRDSVAPAPGRPVGESALTRWALRSAVPIAVVLAIAVFVLSRGRLILVFALPLAILLITGWRRR from the coding sequence ATGCGGCTGAGCGACGACGAGCGGCAGGACGCGCTCGACGTCCTCAGCGAGCACGTCCGCACCGGGCGGCTCGACTTCGACGAGTACGGCACCCGCTCGGCGAAGGTGACGGCTGCGAAACGAGTCAGCGACCTGCTGCCCCTGTTCGACGACCTGCCGTCGCCGCGGCCGAGCGCGCTGCTGACCACGACGCGGGACAGCGTCGCGCCGGCGCCGGGCCGCCCCGTGGGTGAGAGCGCGCTGACGCGGTGGGCGCTGCGCAGCGCGGTGCCGATCGCCGTGGTGCTGGCCATCGCGGTCTTCGTGCTCTCGCGCGGCCGGCTGATCCTGGTTTTCGCGCTGCCGCTGGCCATTCTGCTCATCACCGGCTGGCGACGGCGCTGA
- a CDS encoding DUF1707 SHOCT-like domain-containing protein produces MTEVPSPQLRISDQERESALSALGDHMTAGRIDIDEYGERSARITAAKTRGELGELFADLPQPHPAYGAAAAAAAPPADPAPAPRPEPSTAVAAPRGWSGGQRLAASIVPLAWLVAIVLISTGVVAPWPMIALPIAFTIFGRALWGHGSDHDHRDRDDRRMDHREHRLDHRDRRREMRDEFRRQRRFDR; encoded by the coding sequence GTGACAGAGGTTCCGTCTCCGCAGCTGCGGATCAGCGACCAGGAGCGGGAATCCGCACTGAGCGCGCTCGGCGATCACATGACCGCCGGGCGGATCGACATCGACGAGTACGGCGAGCGCTCGGCCCGGATCACCGCGGCGAAGACCCGGGGCGAGCTGGGCGAGCTGTTCGCCGACCTGCCCCAGCCGCACCCGGCGTACGGCGCGGCCGCGGCCGCCGCGGCGCCACCGGCGGACCCGGCCCCGGCTCCCCGGCCGGAGCCGTCGACCGCCGTGGCCGCGCCGCGGGGCTGGTCCGGCGGTCAGCGGCTGGCCGCCTCGATCGTGCCGCTGGCCTGGCTGGTGGCCATCGTGCTCATCTCGACCGGCGTGGTCGCCCCCTGGCCGATGATCGCCCTGCCGATCGCGTTCACCATCTTCGGCCGGGCGCTGTGGGGCCACGGCTCGGACCACGACCACCGGGACCGTGACGACCGCCGGATGGACCACCGCGAGCACCGGCTCGACCACCGCGACCGGCGTCGTGAGATGCGCGACGAGTTCCGTCGCCAGCGCCGGTTCGACCGCTGA
- a CDS encoding acetyl/propionyl/methylcrotonyl-CoA carboxylase subunit alpha, with the protein MSEQDVASTGGPVTRVLVANRGEIAVRVIRAAKDAGLTSVAVYADPDRDAPHVRLADEAFALGGTTAAESYLSIDKLLDVAKRAGADSVHPGYGFLSENAEFAQAVLDAGLTWIGPSPQSIRDLGDKVTARHIAMRAGAPLVPGTKEPVKDAGEILAFADEHGLPVAIKAAFGGGGRGLKVARTREEIPELFESATREAVAAFGRGECFVERYLDKPRHVEAQVLADQHGNAIVVGTRDCSLQRRHQKLVEEAPAPYLTDEQRARIHSSAKAICQEAGYYGAGTVEYLVATDGTISFLEVNTRLQVEHPVSEETTGLDLVREMFRIARGEKLRITEDPTPRGHSIEFRINGEDAGRGFLPAPGTVTKFVTPSGPGVRVDSGVESGSVIGGQFDSMLAKLIVTGSDRANALERSRRALAEMVVEGMATVLPFDRVIVDHPAFIGDENGFGVYTDWIETEFDNRIEPFTAPEADAEEEAPRQNVVVEVGGRRLEVSLPGGFALEGGAATATKAKPRKRAGGAKATVSGDAVTAPMQGTIVKIAVEEGQRVEAGELIVVLEAMKMENPVTAHKAGTVTGLSVEVGAAVTQGTSLLELKD; encoded by the coding sequence GTGAGCGAGCAGGACGTCGCGAGCACGGGCGGTCCGGTGACCAGGGTCCTGGTCGCCAACCGGGGTGAGATCGCGGTCCGCGTGATCCGGGCGGCGAAGGACGCGGGGCTGACGAGTGTCGCCGTGTACGCCGACCCGGACCGTGACGCCCCGCATGTGCGCCTGGCCGACGAAGCCTTCGCGCTCGGCGGCACCACGGCCGCGGAGAGCTACCTGTCCATCGACAAGCTGCTCGACGTGGCGAAGCGCGCCGGCGCGGACTCCGTCCACCCGGGATACGGCTTCCTTTCCGAGAACGCCGAATTCGCCCAGGCGGTGCTCGACGCGGGCCTCACCTGGATCGGGCCGAGCCCGCAGTCCATTCGCGACCTCGGCGACAAGGTGACGGCGCGGCACATCGCGATGCGCGCCGGCGCCCCGCTGGTGCCCGGCACCAAGGAGCCGGTGAAGGACGCCGGCGAGATCCTCGCGTTCGCCGACGAGCACGGCCTGCCCGTGGCGATCAAGGCCGCGTTCGGCGGCGGCGGGCGCGGCCTCAAGGTGGCGCGCACGCGCGAAGAGATCCCCGAGCTGTTCGAGTCCGCCACGCGTGAGGCGGTCGCCGCGTTCGGGCGTGGTGAGTGCTTTGTGGAGCGCTACCTGGACAAGCCGCGGCACGTCGAGGCGCAGGTGCTGGCCGACCAGCACGGCAACGCCATCGTGGTCGGCACGCGCGACTGCTCGTTGCAGCGCCGCCACCAGAAGCTGGTCGAGGAGGCGCCCGCGCCGTACCTGACCGACGAGCAGCGGGCCCGGATCCACTCCTCGGCCAAGGCGATCTGCCAGGAGGCCGGCTACTACGGCGCCGGCACGGTCGAGTACCTGGTGGCCACCGACGGCACCATCTCGTTCCTCGAGGTGAACACCCGGCTGCAGGTGGAGCACCCCGTCTCGGAGGAGACGACCGGGCTGGACCTGGTGCGCGAGATGTTCCGCATCGCGCGCGGCGAGAAGCTGCGGATCACCGAAGACCCCACGCCGCGCGGCCATTCCATCGAGTTCCGGATCAACGGCGAAGACGCCGGGCGCGGCTTCCTGCCCGCGCCGGGCACCGTGACGAAGTTCGTCACGCCGAGCGGACCCGGCGTGCGCGTCGACTCCGGGGTGGAGTCCGGCAGCGTGATCGGCGGCCAGTTCGACTCGATGCTGGCCAAGCTGATCGTCACCGGCTCCGACCGGGCCAACGCGCTGGAGCGCAGCCGCCGGGCGCTGGCCGAGATGGTCGTCGAGGGAATGGCGACCGTGCTGCCGTTCGACCGCGTGATCGTGGACCACCCGGCGTTCATCGGCGACGAGAACGGCTTCGGCGTCTACACCGACTGGATCGAGACCGAGTTCGACAACCGGATCGAGCCGTTCACCGCGCCCGAGGCCGACGCCGAAGAAGAGGCGCCGCGGCAGAACGTCGTCGTCGAGGTCGGCGGACGGCGGCTGGAAGTCTCGCTGCCGGGCGGCTTCGCCCTCGAAGGCGGCGCGGCCACGGCGACGAAGGCCAAGCCGCGCAAGCGTGCGGGCGGCGCGAAGGCGACCGTGAGTGGTGACGCGGTGACGGCGCCGATGCAGGGCACGATCGTCAAGATCGCCGTCGAAGAGGGCCAGCGGGTCGAGGCCGGCGAGCTGATCGTGGTGCTCGAGGCGATGAAGATGGAAAACCCGGTCACCGCACACAAAGCGGGCACCGTCACCGGGCTTTCGGTCGAGGTCGGCGCCGCCGTGACCCAGGGAACGTCACTGCTGGAGCTCAAGGACTGA
- a CDS encoding SAV_915 family protein, giving the protein MTNPNLPPALYLPTGPVSATTDGGTGANVELRRTPDGRVALVAFTALDRLVDCCGEHQPWIMVNTEHLPRIHQVNPYDVIVLDSELPVELRHRARV; this is encoded by the coding sequence GTGACGAACCCCAACCTGCCCCCGGCCCTGTACCTCCCGACCGGCCCGGTGTCGGCCACCACCGACGGCGGCACCGGCGCCAACGTCGAGCTGCGCCGAACCCCGGACGGACGGGTGGCGCTGGTCGCCTTCACCGCGCTCGACCGGCTGGTCGACTGCTGCGGCGAGCACCAGCCGTGGATCATGGTCAACACCGAGCACCTGCCGCGGATCCACCAGGTCAACCCCTACGACGTGATCGTGCTCGACTCCGAGCTCCCGGTCGAGCTGCGCCACCGGGCGCGGGTATAA